gagagacagacaaccatccacactcacattcatgctctcattcacacctatgggcaatttagagtttccaattaacctaaacccagtaagttcatgtctttggactgtgggaggaaaccggagtacccggagaaaacccacgcagacacgtggagaacatgcaaactccacacagagagaattTACTCAGGCCTTCTGGAAGGCCTGAGTAAATTCAGTTCTGttcaattaatttattttacccCTTTGTAATCTGATTGAgcgtattattattattattgagcaCAGGTTCATGTGGCCCCATGGGAAAATTGCACACCCCTGCACTAATATAATATCAGCTCTGTTAGATGTCTAACAAAAATGCAAGAATATCTTAATATAGTCTATATCAGGTTGTGGGATAGAAAAATGAACTTTAAGAGGTGCTCAATAAggtttcaaaatatttttaggcACAGttatcaaagccagaacaaacagactcaagaacagtttcttcgccagagcaatcaccaccctgaactcacacactcacccactgtaactgtgcaatattatattattcatactgaacaatatctgacattcctatattgtgtaatatccagtattcattcactagtgcaatattcattcaccaagtgcaatattcatcatcttcattattatatgtatacacatatttactttcttacaatgtacagatgcaccaatgtatgtatatatttttatacatgctattttttgtatattttacacattgtttatttctgtatatctcttgattatattgatcatactagattataatattttcataatatttttattttagagagtttgattttctgttacatggcactgaacaggagtggccctccaatctcattgtacatcctgtataatgacaataaaggcattctattctattctatactgTTTGACTTTATCAATAAAAGATACATAGTAaatgattaaaattaaaatccatCAGGTCATTCTGTGAGTTATTTACTGTTCATTTCTGGACAGGACAGGGCATTTGTCACAATAGAAAAAGTggaattattaaaatataataatatatgtatgtgtgtatacatgtgtaAAATGTACATGCTTCAAGGTACATTTTTgacaaatacactgctcaaaaaaagttaaagaaacACATTACCTCACATTTCAATAGAAAACAAAATCATGCTGGTTATCTATACTGatgtggactgggtaatgtgttaggaatgaaaggatgccacattgttagATGGAGATGAAAATTATCGACCTatagagggctgaattcaaaggcaACTTGAAAATCAACTCAACAAGGATGTCCGGGCATGCTCCAATGAgatgacggatggtgtcctgtaggatctcctcccagacctgtaCCAGGGCATCAATGAGCTATCTGCAACCCGGTGGTGATGGAtgaaccaaaacataatgtcccagaggtattagtttggatttaggtcagaccACCCTtatgaaatctgtttctgattgtttggttagAGAAATTCAAACCAGTGACTTTCTGTAGATCATTTTGTAGGAtcctggcagtgctcatcctgttccttcttccacaaaggagcagataactgttctgctgtttggttaaggaccttctacggccctgtctatctctcctagagtaactgcctgtctcctggaatctcctccatgctcctaATAATGTGCTGGGAGAGACAGCTAATCTTCTGGCTATGGCACGTCTTGATAtgacatcctggaggagttgcactacctgtgcaacctctgtagggtccaggtatcacctcgtGATACCAGTAGTGACAATGACCCTAATAGTGCTAATACATTTACAAATACATTTGCTAATACATTTGAAACTAATAATCATTCACGGTttaaagaaaatcaaacataatgacttcaattaattttaatttactgaAATAGAATAAAATGTTCCTTTGTGCATCATTTCTCTCAAGTCacagttttagttcatttgatTAACACAAGCATTAGTttttctaaaaatacatttgcctTCAACTTGTTTTGTTGGTCTCAGTAATTTTCCACTGGATCTAAGGTTGAtgttgattttgtgtttttccactggGAAACTTTTCACATGGCTGGCCTGTCCAGGCCTGTTTTATTGCACTCTACTTGTCTCTTTCATCCCATATCTTTTGTATTATTAGGTTAGTCAATGAAACTATTAAAACATAATACAGGGTAGAGACAATCAATCAAATAAGTAGTTGGTTTTAGCTGTGATTTGGCATTTATTCTTCacaccagtcacacactgaaGAAGGACAGCCCACAGGTGAGCAAACCACACACTGATAGTGTGTCTCAGTGATGTTTCAGGTCAGCAATGACGGTACGTGCCGCATTCCAGCCAGGGGAACCCATCACACCCCCAcctaaaaatgatcaaacaTATTGATTGAAAAAAATTAGCCAGAGCCATCTCCAGCTATCATTTATCATCAGCAGTGAAGGCAAGAGTGCATCTGAAGTTCAAATGTTCATTTAGTGTGCTCTCCAACACCAgctaacattattattattactgcacTACACAACAATCAGCCTTAGTTACAATTCTGCATTCAGCTGAGCATTAAAAGCAAACCTGGATGACAGCCACTGCCACACAAATAGAGCCCTTTAATTGGTGAGCGGTAATCTGAGAGAGAGGGCAAAGGTCGTGTTAGGTAGAGCTGGTCCAGTGACATTGATCCATGGAAGATATTCTGTAAAAACAAgaccaaatgtttaaaatttcccttttgttttttgtgatgaTGTTATTAGTAGAAAAGTAGTCTGCCTTTGTTTAATTACTGCTTTCTTAATACAAAGGAAACAAGAAGCAAATGCAGTTCAGCGAGTAAGTGTCACACAGCTAAAGTGAACTTTGATTTTGGCTCATGTTATAGTAAAACTGTCTGTAACCATTAACTGCTGATACAACAGTTCTGTCCCAAATTAGGCAGTTAATGACTGAGCATAGAAAAGGATGCAAATGACTTCCTCATCTGGTGAACAGCTCACTGTGTGAAGCAAATAAGGTGCTTGTCAACATTCAAAGTGCTGCAGAGTGTTTCAGTGTCAGcactgtacagtatgtacccCTCCAGTGAGCCCAAAGATCCTCTCCAGGTCAGGCGGGGCCAGGATGTCCCTGCCCACCACAGATTTTTTAAACCCAGGGGCATATTCCTCCACCCAGTCAAACACTGAAGAGGCAGAAACACACATGCTTTTCACTCAAACATGTTAATCAAGATACAGTACATTTAAACAGTGCAATTCATTTGAATACTTTACTAATTTTGAAAACTATACCTCCTAATTTTCACCACTCAACATGTAAATATGATTCATGGTTCCATTAAAATAGTCAGTAAActtccatgtcattttctgacATGCAAGCATATCATAGTAAGCTAGAACTAAATTTACTAGCGATGAAGACATTTGGCACACCCAAAACTATAAGAAGTCCTGGACTATTTATATTTCTTACCACTGTCTGCAAAGGCCTCCCGGTCCTGGTCCGTCCACTCCCTCTCTTCTATGTGGTAGGGGGTGAACTGGGTAAAAAGTGACACAACGTGGCAGCCAGGTGGAGCCAGAGTAGGATCCAGCACAGAGGGAATGGTCATTTCCACCATAGGTCTACAAAAACAGAGGAACGTGATGTAATGAGATGATGGGTTGACaagaaattttaaataaaacacgtaaaaaaattaattttttaaagataaatttaGGTGATAAAGTAAGTGCTGATTGTGAATTCTTTTAGCCTCAAGTACTCAGTACACGTTAATTTATGTACAGACACTCCAAGATAAAGATTGAACGTCCAGTGGAGAGACACACATGTTGATTGAAGGGTAAGTATTATCTATGAGATAAGGATACTGTATATGAACTACCTATGTAAGTAAGCTGGAAAATTATCTGGAGAAAATACATACCACAAAGAAACATGAGAAAGGACATTTTATTGTATTACATATACTAATGATCTCTAAGGTTTTATGGTTTAAGTGCGCAACATTTCACTGCTCGCTATAATTCATTCAACCTTTTGCAACTGGACAGTTAATCCCTTATCTACATTAACAAGCACCTAAACCTTTGCCCTGCATTTTCTAGTTCAGTAAGAAATGTGTGACTAGTACTTGTGTGTAGTCTAAGTCTGTGCTTGAACATTAACTGAACCTGGATTTTCCAGAACAAACACTTCTTTCAGCAGCATCTTTTGCATATGGTTGGTCAGATAAGCAGCAGTATGATTTAGTATGCACAAATCTGACATGTTTAAATGATCACTTAGTGCGGAGACATGTTTACTTTGCTGAGGGACGTCCATTTTTGGCCTCTTTATATGCCGTCTCCAGCACATCCACGCTTTCACAGTTTAGATGAATTGAGCACTGATGGTGTGGTCCAGGTTTATCACCTGGTGTGGGAGATGCTAAGAAGTTTGGCAACTTGTCTACAgccactgtaaaaaaaacaaaacagatcacAACATGCAAAATTATCAAGAGTTTAGGGAGCGACCTAATCTTAATAACATAAGATGCTGCAGTAAGTGTTATGCTGCTACACCTCCCCATTTCTTCATGATTTAAATGTATGATTCAAAGAGttgttaaaaacacataaaacagacCATTTCTCCAAATATGATTGAAGGATGAAGGTtttcacctctctctctctctctctctctctctctctctctctctctctctctctctatatatatatatatatatatatatatatatatatatatatatatatatatatgggtgaAAAAATGCCTATAAGACAATGAGGCCAATGGATATGAGTCTTAGGAGGAGATTCTTTAAAATTCGGCTTCTTTTGAAGCTTACCATGCTCCACAGGAGCTTTAAAGAGAAAATGATCTCTATTATATTTTGGGCTGATTATGTTTATATTATATTGGCAGTTTTAACATTCAGTTTCTAGTTTATTTACAGTTGGCGTGACAGACTCACCATTGATCTTGGTAACAGGTGAAGTGTAATCGATCTGATCTACTGCTTTGATGAATTCTGGAGAAAGGGCAGACTGCAGAGATAAACAGAGGCCAGAATAAATGACATGATCCAGTTTGCTTACATGTGGTGTTCAGTTTTCTTGGCTACCTGTGGTGTCAGGTTCTTGAAGGTGACATATGGGGTAGCACTTGATAAAACAACTTTACTGTGGATTTCTGTGCCGTCCTTGAACACCACCCCCTTAGCAGCACCATCTGAACCAACCAGGATCTGCTCTACACCCTGCCAAGG
This is a stretch of genomic DNA from Archocentrus centrarchus isolate MPI-CPG fArcCen1 chromosome 15, fArcCen1, whole genome shotgun sequence. It encodes these proteins:
- the pyroxd2 gene encoding pyridine nucleotide-disulfide oxidoreductase domain-containing protein 2 isoform X2, whose product is MRDPHAFTPMLEEGVRGAPPRSLTLGSDLSTNQMEIGKFSQKDAKAYPEFVAHLEKLADAIHPLLDAPPVDIPGITSGSLRRRLAAAKTLIPIFQCGLKLGRNVPDFYEIITAPIMKILTQWFDSEPLRATLATDGVIGAMTSPSNPGSGYVLLHHVMGEVEKEKGAWGYVEGGMGGLSQAIANAAQSYGVDIFTEKGVEQILVGSDGAAKGVVFKDGTEIHSKVVLSSATPYVTFKNLTPQSALSPEFIKAVDQIDYTSPVTKINVAVDKLPNFLASPTPGDKPGPHHQCSIHLNCESVDVLETAYKEAKNGRPSAKPMVEMTIPSVLDPTLAPPGCHVVSLFTQFTPYHIEEREWTDQDREAFADSVFDWVEEYAPGFKKSVVGRDILAPPDLERIFGLTGGNIFHGSMSLDQLYLTRPLPSLSDYRSPIKGLYLCGSGCHPGGGVMGSPGWNAARTVIADLKHH